In Bacillus sp. DX3.1, the following proteins share a genomic window:
- a CDS encoding UDP-N-acetylmuramoyl-L-alanyl-D-glutamate--2,6-diaminopimelate ligase, whose translation MKLHTLVSCLHDFPVVPKENPEITSIEADSRKVTNGSVFVCMKGYTVDSHEFAKQAAAQGAAAIVAERPIDVDVPVVLVKNTFRSLAVLADYFYEQPTHKLHLIGITGTNGKTTTSHIVDEIMRAHGHKTGLIGTINMKIGDETIEVKNTTPDALTLQQTFHRMVEQNVNSAVMEVSSHALHLGRVHGCDYDVAVFTNLTQDHLDYHKTMEEYKHAKGLLFAQLGNSYHHNREKYAVLNRDDEAAEDYMRSTAATVITYGIDTQSDIMAKDIQMTSGGTTFNLVTPNESTKITMKLIGKFNVYNVLAATAAALVSGVSLQTVIDVVTDLKGVPGRFEVVDGGQNFTVIVDYAHTPDSLENVLTTAKQFAKGNIYCIVGCGGDRDRTKRPIMASVAAEYATHAIYTSDNPRSEDPKAILDDMLTGAKGNNYEVIVDRKEAIFYVVSEAQAEDIIIIAGKGHETYQIIGKEVHHFDDREVAQEAIAQRLSRKE comes from the coding sequence ATGAAGTTGCACACACTTGTATCATGTTTGCATGATTTTCCAGTTGTTCCAAAAGAAAACCCAGAAATTACATCCATTGAAGCAGATTCACGTAAAGTGACAAATGGAAGTGTATTTGTATGTATGAAAGGGTATACGGTTGATAGCCATGAATTTGCTAAGCAAGCAGCCGCGCAAGGTGCGGCTGCTATTGTTGCGGAAAGACCGATTGATGTTGACGTTCCAGTTGTACTTGTGAAAAATACCTTTCGTTCGTTAGCTGTTTTAGCTGATTATTTTTACGAGCAGCCAACGCACAAATTACATTTAATTGGGATTACAGGTACAAATGGAAAGACAACAACATCGCATATTGTGGATGAAATTATGCGAGCACACGGTCATAAAACAGGGCTGATTGGAACGATTAATATGAAAATCGGTGATGAAACAATTGAGGTGAAAAATACAACGCCAGATGCACTGACGCTTCAACAAACGTTTCATCGCATGGTTGAGCAAAATGTGAATAGTGCAGTGATGGAAGTTTCTTCACATGCATTGCACCTTGGTCGTGTACATGGCTGTGATTATGATGTTGCAGTATTTACAAATTTAACACAAGATCATTTAGATTATCATAAGACAATGGAAGAATATAAGCATGCGAAAGGTTTGCTTTTTGCGCAGCTTGGTAATAGTTATCATCATAATCGTGAAAAGTATGCTGTATTAAATCGTGATGATGAAGCAGCTGAAGACTATATGAGAAGTACTGCTGCCACTGTTATTACGTATGGTATTGATACGCAAAGTGATATTATGGCAAAAGATATTCAGATGACAAGTGGAGGTACAACATTCAATCTTGTTACGCCTAATGAAAGCACTAAAATTACAATGAAATTAATCGGAAAGTTTAATGTATATAATGTATTAGCAGCAACAGCAGCAGCTCTTGTCTCCGGTGTGTCTTTACAAACAGTTATTGATGTTGTGACAGATTTAAAGGGAGTTCCAGGACGCTTTGAAGTTGTTGATGGAGGGCAGAATTTTACAGTTATTGTAGATTATGCACATACACCAGACAGTTTAGAAAATGTATTAACGACAGCGAAGCAATTTGCAAAAGGGAATATTTATTGTATCGTTGGTTGCGGTGGGGACCGTGATCGTACGAAAAGGCCAATTATGGCAAGTGTTGCGGCGGAGTATGCAACGCATGCAATTTATACATCCGACAATCCAAGAAGTGAAGATCCAAAAGCAATTTTGGATGATATGTTAACAGGTGCAAAAGGGAATAATTATGAAGTAATTGTCGATCGGAAAGAAGCTATTTTCTATGTGGTTTCAGAAGCACAAGCAGAAGACATTATCATTATTGCTGGAAAAGGCCATGAAACATATCAAATTATTGGAAAAGAAGTACATCATTTTGACGATCGTGAAGTTGCCCAAGAGGCGATTGCACAACGTTTAAGCCGCAAAGAGTAA
- a CDS encoding stage V sporulation protein D yields the protein MRVSNVTVRKRLIFVLVSGILIFTIIDIRLGYVQFFLGNMLTDRAKDSWSRNITFEPERGKILDRNGVELATNKSAPTVFVVPRQIEKPAETAEKLAAVLGVEKEEIYGRITKKSSIVRLDKGGRKISHDKAKEVRALSLKGVYIAEDSIRHYPFGKYLSHVLGFAGIDNQGLMGLELNYDKELNGDKGHVRFFADAKGQRMPNIGDDFKEPEDGLDLKLTIDARVQTIMERELNIAEATYNPDGMVAIAMNPKNGEILGMSSRPSFDPADFKSVSPEVFNRNLPVWSTYEPGSTFKIITLAAALNENLVDLEKDTFYDDGAAEVDGARLRCWKAGGHGSQTFLEVVQNSCNPGFIELGDRLGKEKLFQYIRDFGFGQKTGIDLQGEGRGILFDLKKVGPVEQATTSFGQGVSVTPIQQVAAVAAAVNGGTLYQPYIAKEFVDPSNKQVVSKKTPVTKKTVISKETSEKVRYALENVVAKGSGKGAYIDGYRVGGKTGTAQKVKDGKYLDNNYIVSFIGFAPADDPQIVVYVAVDNPKGITQFGGVVAAPIVGNILRDALPVMGVEPRKEQIEKEFKWGDTPTIEVPNLVGMKKKDLQTQLVDLQLDASGEGEKIIEQSPKPGTKVKEGSKIRIYFGN from the coding sequence ATGCGTGTATCGAATGTAACTGTTAGGAAGAGACTTATTTTTGTGCTTGTATCAGGTATACTCATTTTTACGATTATTGATATTCGCCTTGGGTATGTACAGTTTTTTCTTGGGAATATGTTAACAGATCGTGCGAAAGATTCGTGGAGTCGTAATATTACCTTCGAACCTGAACGAGGGAAAATTTTAGATCGAAATGGTGTGGAGCTTGCAACAAATAAAAGTGCACCAACTGTCTTTGTTGTACCGAGGCAAATCGAAAAACCAGCAGAGACTGCAGAGAAGTTAGCTGCAGTTTTAGGTGTGGAAAAAGAGGAAATTTATGGTCGTATTACAAAAAAGTCATCTATTGTAAGGTTAGATAAAGGCGGAAGGAAAATTTCGCATGATAAAGCAAAGGAAGTGCGAGCGTTAAGTTTAAAAGGGGTTTATATTGCCGAAGATTCTATTCGACATTATCCATTTGGAAAATATTTATCACATGTATTAGGTTTTGCCGGCATTGATAATCAAGGTCTTATGGGATTAGAACTGAATTATGATAAAGAGTTAAATGGTGATAAAGGACACGTTCGCTTCTTTGCAGATGCAAAAGGACAACGAATGCCGAATATTGGTGATGATTTCAAAGAACCGGAGGATGGCTTGGATTTAAAATTAACAATTGATGCTCGTGTTCAAACGATCATGGAACGAGAACTCAATATTGCAGAAGCGACATATAATCCAGATGGCATGGTTGCGATTGCCATGAATCCGAAGAATGGTGAAATTTTAGGGATGTCTAGTCGACCAAGTTTTGATCCGGCAGACTTCAAGAGTGTTTCCCCAGAAGTGTTTAACCGAAACTTGCCTGTATGGAGTACATATGAGCCGGGATCGACATTTAAAATTATTACATTGGCAGCTGCTTTGAATGAAAATTTAGTAGACTTAGAGAAAGATACGTTTTATGATGATGGAGCAGCTGAAGTCGATGGAGCCAGATTACGTTGTTGGAAAGCTGGTGGGCATGGCAGCCAGACCTTTTTAGAAGTCGTTCAAAATTCTTGTAACCCAGGATTTATTGAACTGGGGGACCGTCTAGGGAAAGAAAAGTTATTTCAATATATTCGTGATTTTGGATTTGGACAAAAGACAGGAATTGACTTGCAAGGAGAAGGCAGAGGGATTTTATTCGACTTAAAAAAAGTTGGGCCAGTTGAACAAGCAACAACTTCTTTTGGGCAAGGGGTATCTGTTACACCGATTCAACAAGTTGCTGCGGTGGCAGCGGCTGTAAATGGGGGAACATTATACCAACCGTACATTGCGAAAGAGTTTGTTGATCCATCGAATAAACAAGTTGTGAGTAAGAAAACGCCGGTAACGAAGAAAACGGTTATTTCCAAGGAAACATCAGAAAAAGTTCGTTATGCGCTAGAGAATGTTGTAGCGAAAGGTTCTGGTAAAGGAGCTTATATTGATGGCTACCGCGTTGGTGGGAAAACTGGAACAGCTCAAAAAGTAAAAGATGGAAAATACTTAGATAATAACTATATTGTGTCGTTTATTGGATTTGCTCCAGCAGATGATCCTCAAATTGTTGTATATGTTGCTGTTGATAACCCGAAAGGGATTACGCAATTTGGTGGTGTTGTCGCTGCTCCAATCGTTGGAAATATTCTTCGTGATGCACTTCCTGTTATGGGGGTAGAACCGCGGAAAGAACAGATTGAAAAAGAATTCAAATGGGGCGACACACCTACAATAGAAGTTCCTAATTTAGTGGGAATGAAGAAAAAAGATTTACAAACACAGCTTGTAGATTTACAGCTCGATGCAAGCGGTGAAGGAGAGAAAATTATTGAACAATCTCCAAAGCCAGGTACCAAAGTAAAAGAAGGCTCAAAAATTCGAATTTACTTCGGTAATTAA